A single window of Leishmania infantum JPCM5 genome chromosome 35 DNA harbors:
- a CDS encoding 60S ribosomal protein L32, with the protein MVKPVVTKSVVKKRTKRFTRHRYELFPQLSSSWRKPRGEDSPVRRRYKGQKAMPNKGYGSDRATKYITPSGFKSFPIQNVQDLYMLVMQNRKYAGVISHTVGARSRKAIVRKAHELDVRLINGGAKLRKLESN; encoded by the coding sequence ATGGTCAAGCCGGTGGTCACGAAGTCGGTGGTGAAGAAGCGCACGAAGCGCTTCACCCGCCATCGCTATGAGCTCTTTCCGCAGCTGAGCTCCAGCTGGCGCAAGCCGCGTGGCGAGGACTCCCcggtccgccgccgctacaAGGGCCAGAAGGCGATGCCGAACAAGGGTTACGGTAGCGACCGCGCCACCAAGTACATCACTCCGTCCGGCTTCAAGAGCTTCCCGATCCAAAACGTGCAGGATCTGTACATGCTCGTGATGCAGAACCGCAAGTACGCTGGCGTCATCTCTCACACTGTCGGTGCCAGGTCTCGCAAGGCCATCGTCCGCAAGGCCCACGAGCTCGATGTCCGCCTAATCAACGGCGGGGCCAAGCTGCGCAAGCTGGAGAGCAACTAG
- a CDS encoding putative calcium motive p-type ATPase, giving the protein MAIEMTKKSTSLSADLAAKGLEELDDSEHLPVFSGEKLNGRALGDGAEKATAVIVGAKEHHAMNFGDEQGDEPTPDAYDATDKFWALALENVFNLVQLEDPLAGIDAADAPRHAKELGDNVIPIKGGPSWIVILASQFKNAITIVLLIVIIISGVFGDWAEFGVVLFILFFNALLGFYQEYGAERSLASLKQMTAGVAKVIRNGIPEIIFIDEVVVGDVIVLEQGASVPADCRIFESNGLEVDEALLTGEALPVVKHANVIRDPENRLALGDRKNMVYRNTQVTQGRGKAVVVAGGLNTEMGKLAKRLNDSKGSGKTALMKKLDYMMYFLFLCCAVAAVIVFAANKMRYTPATLSYATAVAIAILPESLCAVITVAMTFSVKRMAQQKCIVRKLPVLEVLGNVTDICSDKTGTLTENKMVVKKAVIGVDDVYSVGGAPYDTHGDFFPAMRNGQEQQPVNMAHQQEVRYIYQFLKCAALCSTTVLHVSEEDMDSLAGNGNPTEIAIQVMTWKAGLNRDKLEEEGWECITEYSFDSKIKRMSTAWENKAKRELYLCTKGAPERVVELCTYKISEDGKLVSLTQQDREQVDQHIRDLAAQGLRTICFAYREDATKIFPIPAEEPFIDAYDRDQVERDLVFLGIVGIYDPPRPESRPSVVACQHAGICVRMLTGDHTSTAGSIASMLNIIRRRDLDDPVKLQAGPDFDKVDPETIDGWADLPVVVGRCSPESKVKMIESLHRRKKVVAMTGDGFNDSPSIKIADIGCAMGSGVDVTKGVADLVITDDNFATIVKAVAEGRRISQCIRKFVVHLLSSNVAEVIALICGLPISHGGESVFILSPIEILWLNMFTSAPPATGLSLDRATDDILQVPPNTQGFFTIELIADTVVYGFWLGAITLCGFAVVLYGFKSGPEGTDCNRHNGVGCDNIWTARSTAFGILYFGLLIHSYTVRHPRVSIFRMRWLDNKWIFGSCVLGGALFVPIVYINAIAHGLFVHSMITWEWGVIAVGVMTFLAICETYKVIKNLIFPIRKVLVEVDEEEAEDVEEQRQREYNTFTRTMPDDRNVERIANENLRMSFASLAGSVATANTGSFRVPAQRQKKKRIGLFRKRE; this is encoded by the coding sequence ATGGCGATCGAGATGACGAAAAAATCGACCTCCCTGTCGGCGGACCTTGCCGCGAAGGGGTTGGAGGAGTTGGACGACAGCGAACACTTACCCGTCTTCTCAGGCGAGAAGTTGAACGGGAGGGcgctcggcgacggcgcagaaaAGGCCACAGCGGTGATTGTCGGTGCCAAGGAGCACCACGCGATGAACTTTGGAGACGAACAAGGCGACGAGCCAACTCCCGATGCGTACGACGCCACAGACAAGTTCTGGGCGTTGGCGCTGGAGAACGTCTTCAACCTCGTGCAGTTGGAGGACCCCCTCGCTGGTATCGATGCCGCCGACGCACCGCGCCATGCCAAGGAACTCGGCGACAACGTCATCCCAATCAAGGGCGGCCCGAGTTGGATTGTTATCTTGGCGAGCCAGTTCAAAAACGCCATCACGATTGTTCTGCTGATCGTTATTATCATCAGCGGTGTGTTTGGGGACTGGGCTGAGTTCGGCGTCGTTCTCTTCATCCTCTTCTTTAACGCCTTGCTTGGCTTCTACCAGGAGTACGGCGCCGAGAGGTCGCTGGCGAGTCTCAAGCAAATGACGGCAGGTGTGGCGAAGGTGATACGTAATGGCATTCCCGAGATCATCTTCATTGACGAGGTCGTCGTCGGTGACGTCATCGTGCTCGAGCAGGGCGCCTCCGTGCCGGCTGACTGTCGCATTTTCGAGTCGAACGGGCTAGAGGTGGATGAGGCTCTGCTGACGGGCGAGGCGCTACCGGTGGTGAAGCACGCGAACGTCATTCGCGACCCGGAAAACCGCCTCGCTCTTGGCGACCGCAAGAACATGGTGTACCGCAACACGCAGGTGACGCAGGGCCGCGGCAAGGCGGTGGTCGTCGCCGGTGGTCTGAACACCGAAATGGGCAAACTTGCAAAGCGGCTGAACGACAGCAAGGGCAGTGGCAAGACGGCGCTGATGAAGAAGCTCGACTACATGATGTACTTCCTGTTCCTTTGCtgtgccgttgccgccgtgATCGTGTTCGCGGCCAACAAGATGCGCTACACGCCGGCAACCCTCTCGTAcgccacggcggtggccATTGCCATTCTCCCCGAGTCGCTTTGCGCCGTCATCACGGTTGCCATGACCTTCTCTGTGAAGCGCATGGCACAGCAGAAGTGTATTGTGCGCaagctgccggtgctggaggtgctgggCAACGTCACAGACATCTGCTCCGACAAGACCGGGACGCTGACGGAGAATAAGATGGTGGTCAAGAAGGCGGTGATTGGCGTTGACGACGTGTACAGCGTTGGCGGCGCGCCGTACGACACTCACGGCGACTTCTTCCCCGCCATGCGAAACGGCCAGGAACAACAGCCCGTGAacatggcccatcagcaGGAGGTGCGCTACATCTACCAGTTTCTCAAGTGTGCCGCCCTCTGCAGCACAACGGTCCTGCATGTCTCTGAAGAGGACATGGACTCCCTCGCTGGCAACGGCAACCCGACCGAGATTGCCATCCAGGTAATGACCTGGAAGGCCGGCCTAAACCGCGAcaagctggaggaggagggctggGAGTGCATCACGGAGTACTCTTTCGACTCTAAGATCAAGCGTATGTCCACGGCATGGGAAAACAAGGCGAAGCGCGAGCTCTACCTCTGCACCAAGGGCGCCCCCGAGCGGGTCGTTGAGCTGTGCACGTACAAGATCAGCGAGGATGGCAAGCTTGTCAGCCTGACGCAGCAGGACCGCGAGCAGGTCGACCAGCACATCCGTGACTTGGCCGCGCAGGGTCTACGCACCATCTGCTTTGCATACCGCGAGGACGCCACGAAGATCTTCCCGATCCCGGCTGAAGAGCCGTTCATCGACGCTTACGACCGCGACCAGGTCGAGCGCGACCTCGTCTTCCTGGGTATTGTCGGCATCTACGACCCGCCCCGCCCCGAGTCTCGACCGTCCGTCGTCGCCTGCCAGCACGCCGGCATCTGCGTGCGCATGCTCACGGGTGACCACACGtccaccgccggcagcattGCCTCGATGCTGAACATCattcgccgccgcgacctCGACGACCCGGTGAAGCTGCAGGCGGGGCCTGACTTCGACAAGGTCGACCCTGAGACGATCGACGGCTGGGCCGACCTCCCCGTCGTCGTTGGCCGCTGCTCTCCCGAGTCGAAGGTGAAAATGATCGagtcgctgcaccgccgcaagAAGGTGGTGGCCATGACGGGTGACGGCTTCAACGACTCCCCCAGTATCAAGATTGCCGACATTGGCTGCGCTATGGGCTCCGGCGTCGACGTGACGAAGGGCGTCGCAGATCTCGTCATCACTGATGACAACTTTGCCACCATCGTGAAAGCTGTCGCCGAGGGACGCCGCATCTCGCAGTGTATCCGCAAGTTTGTTGTACATCTGCTGTCGAGTAACGTGGCTGAGGTGATTGCGCTGATCTGCGGCCTGCCTAtcagccacggcggcgagTCGGTGTTCATCCTATCCCCCATCGAGATTCTGTGGCTGAACATGTTCACCTCGGCCCCACCGGCGACGGGTCTGTCGCTCGACAGGGCGACGGACGACATTCTGCAGGTGCCGCCGAACACGCAGGGATTCTTCACGATTGAGCTGATTGCCGACACAGTCGTTTACGGGTTCTGGCTCGGCGCCATCACTCTGTGTGGCTTCGCGGTGGTGCTTTACGGCTTCAAGAGCGGCCCGGAGGGGACAGACTGCAACAGGCACAACGGCGTCGGCTGCGACAACATCTGGACCgcccgcagcaccgccttcgGAATTCTGTACTTTGGTTTGCTGATCCACTCCTACACGGTGCGCCACCCGCGCGTCTCCATCTTCAGAATGCGCTGGCTCGACAACAAGTGGATCTTCGGTTCCTGCGTCCTGGGCGGTGCGCTGTTTGTGCCGATTGTATACATCAACGCGATCGCCCATGGCCTCTTTGTACACAGCATGATCACTTGGGAGTGGGGCGTCATTGCGGTCGGCGTCATGACCTTTCTCGCCATCTGCGAAACCTACAAGGTGATCAAGAACCTGATCTTTCCGATTCGCAAGGtgctggtggaggtggacgaggaggaggccgaggatgtcgaggagcagcgccagcgcgagtACAACACCTTTACCCGCACCATGCCGGACGATCGCAACGTGGAGAGGATCGCAAACGAGAACCTGCGCATGTCGtttgcctctctcgccgGCAGCGTGGCCACCGCCAACACAGGCTCCTTCCGTGTgcccgcgcagcgccagaaGAAGAAACGTATTGGGCTCTTCCGCAAGCGCGAGTAA